One Sphingobacteruim zhuxiongii DNA window includes the following coding sequences:
- a CDS encoding RNA polymerase sigma factor — translation MQPTARQFSEADLLTKLKDNQEEALIMIYNQYWDRLYFASYNLLENTEEAEECVQNVFVSLWKRRATLDLNHSLLTYLSVAVKYQSINCLARINRRKALSSADISADYINTLNPEQEFIAKELFQKLSQSINNLPTQCRVVYKMRAEEGLTVRSISEQLGISDNTVKMHLKNANKKLRKDLLIAIPVLISLLLQQK, via the coding sequence ATGCAACCGACCGCTCGCCAGTTTTCTGAAGCTGATTTATTAACCAAGTTAAAAGACAATCAGGAAGAGGCCCTAATAATGATCTACAATCAATATTGGGATCGTCTCTACTTTGCATCCTATAATTTATTAGAGAATACGGAAGAAGCAGAAGAATGCGTTCAGAATGTCTTTGTAAGCTTATGGAAACGTAGGGCGACACTTGATTTAAACCATTCACTACTCACATACCTTTCTGTCGCGGTCAAATACCAAAGCATCAATTGCCTTGCTAGAATTAATCGTCGTAAGGCATTAAGCAGCGCAGATATCTCAGCTGACTATATCAACACTTTGAATCCCGAACAAGAGTTTATTGCTAAAGAACTATTTCAAAAGCTTTCTCAGAGTATAAATAATCTTCCAACCCAATGCAGAGTCGTTTATAAGATGCGTGCGGAGGAGGGTTTGACCGTACGTTCCATCTCGGAACAGCTTGGAATTAGTGATAATACCGTGAAGATGCACTTGAAAAATGCAAATAAAAAGCTTCGAAAAGACCTACTCATCGCTATCCCCGTCTTAATATCCTTATTGCTACAGCAAAAATAA
- a CDS encoding Na+/H+ antiporter — MMNTLLPFILCLILLIVFLTIWANKLRIAYPILLVLAGLGISFIPGLPLIKIDPDLIFFIFLPPLLFEAAWSVSLKEMKKWWRIIGSFAFLVVFFTAFMVAMITNQIIPGFSIALGFVLGGIVSPPDAVSTGAITKFVKIPKSTQAILEGESLLNDASSLIIFRFALVAVGTGSFIWQEASIDFLWMLVGGVGIGLLIALIFIYIHKHLSTDAPSDIALTLIEPYFMYWLAEQFHCSGVLAVVAGGLLLSYKRLNFLSSSSRLKGYSVWESFVFLLNGMVFLLIGLELPEIVAGIRSHGMPLSTAIGYGVAVTIILIVARMLSAYAAMLATIIFRPQVAHSQQFSKRRWTTPLLMGWTGMRGVVSLAAALAIPLTLPNGEAFPYRNLILFITFVVILLTLVVQGLTLPYLIDKTKLFVGLESDEEREQSTRLRMKIGLKQHVYNFVKARYEEEYIGHIGIERILRHWEDQSKVQDSSWMDDKARRIMLDIFAEQRMYLTNLNKEAEFDEEIIRQQIYQIDLEEERLKYV, encoded by the coding sequence ATGATGAATACATTACTACCATTCATCTTATGCTTGATCCTATTGATTGTCTTTCTGACAATCTGGGCGAATAAACTGCGAATTGCATATCCCATTTTACTGGTACTAGCAGGACTGGGGATTAGTTTTATTCCAGGACTACCACTTATCAAAATCGATCCTGATTTAATCTTCTTTATCTTTCTCCCGCCCTTGCTGTTTGAAGCTGCATGGTCTGTATCACTCAAGGAAATGAAGAAATGGTGGCGTATTATCGGAAGTTTTGCTTTCCTGGTCGTATTCTTTACAGCTTTCATGGTAGCAATGATCACAAATCAGATTATACCTGGCTTTAGTATCGCGCTCGGATTCGTATTAGGGGGCATCGTTTCTCCGCCGGATGCTGTTAGTACTGGGGCAATTACTAAATTCGTAAAGATCCCAAAGTCTACACAGGCAATACTGGAAGGCGAGAGTTTACTAAACGACGCATCTTCGCTTATTATCTTTCGCTTCGCACTTGTAGCAGTCGGAACCGGTAGTTTTATATGGCAGGAAGCCAGTATTGACTTTCTATGGATGCTCGTCGGTGGTGTAGGAATTGGTTTGCTTATTGCATTGATTTTTATATATATACACAAGCATTTATCAACTGATGCTCCATCTGATATTGCGCTCACCTTAATCGAACCGTATTTTATGTATTGGCTGGCAGAGCAATTCCATTGCTCAGGTGTACTGGCCGTAGTTGCAGGAGGACTCTTATTATCCTATAAACGATTAAATTTTCTATCTAGCAGCAGCCGTCTGAAAGGCTATAGTGTATGGGAGAGTTTTGTATTTCTGCTCAATGGGATGGTATTCTTACTCATTGGATTAGAGCTACCAGAGATCGTTGCAGGAATTCGTTCCCATGGCATGCCCCTTTCAACAGCAATAGGATATGGTGTCGCAGTGACTATTATTCTCATTGTTGCGAGAATGTTGTCCGCCTATGCCGCGATGCTGGCAACAATTATATTTCGTCCGCAAGTCGCTCATAGTCAACAATTCTCGAAGAGGCGTTGGACGACACCACTGCTGATGGGATGGACAGGCATGCGGGGCGTGGTTTCCCTAGCTGCTGCATTGGCAATCCCGCTCACACTTCCTAATGGGGAAGCCTTTCCTTATCGCAACTTAATTCTCTTTATAACTTTTGTTGTTATTCTATTAACGCTTGTTGTTCAAGGCTTAACATTGCCTTACCTGATTGATAAGACGAAGTTGTTTGTCGGCTTAGAAAGCGATGAAGAACGCGAGCAATCTACGCGCCTACGAATGAAAATAGGGCTAAAGCAACATGTATACAATTTCGTCAAAGCTCGTTATGAGGAAGAGTACATTGGCCATATCGGCATAGAACGTATTTTAAGGCATTGGGAAGATCAATCCAAAGTACAGGACAGTTCTTGGATGGATGATAAAGCCCGTAGAATTATGCTCGATATCTTCGCCGAACAGCGCATGTACCTAACCAACTTAAACAAGGAAGCAGAATTTGACGAAGAGATTATCCGACAACAGATCTATCAAATTGATTTGGAAGAAGAAAGACTCAAATATGTTTAA